A segment of the Rhizobium leguminosarum bv. trifolii WSM1325 genome:
TTCCCCGACGACTTCCGTTTGCATGGATCATGGTCCGAGGCCATGCGTCAGCTTGGTAATGCCGTGCCCGTTGAGCTAGCGCATGTCGTGGCGTCGAGCGTGAACGCGCATTTGCAGTTCAAGGCTTCCGGAATCGCCGCATGACAGGTTATGTCGAATTTGAGTTCGATCTTCCTGGAGCCCTGCTTGTTCGACTGATCGAGGTTTTGGACGGCTTGGGTGCCGTGCCCTTGAACACCACCAACCTCGCCGCCATTCCGGAAGAACAAGGCGTTTATCAGCTTTTTCTGGACGATCAGCTTGTTTACATCGGCAAAACCGAGGCCGACGCCGGCCTTCACAAGCGCCTGTCGCGCCATGCGCGCAAGGTGATGCATCGCGTCGGCCTCGACCCTGCTCGTGTAAGCTTCAAGGCGGTGCGCGTGTTCGTGTTTACCGCCGTGGATCTGGAATCTGACCTGATCCGTCATTACGGCGGCGTCAAGGCTATTGATTGGAATGGTAGTGGCTTCGGATCGAACGATCCGGGCCGCGAGCGAGACACAACCAGGGTCGATCCAAGGAACTTCGACGCAAAGTTCCCAATCGACATCGATAGGGAGATGGCGTTCGCCATCGATCAGAATGAGACCGCGGCGAGCGCGCTCGCACGGCTGAAGGATGCCCTGCCTTACACTTTCCGATATCAAGGAAAGGGCGGTGGGAGCCGAAAACCCCATATGGACCTAGCATCCGTGTCCCTCCCCGCCAAGGGCGGGCCGATGACACCACGAGAGGCGATCAAAAGCATCGTGAGCCACCTGCCCGGTGGGTGGCAAGCCACGGCCTTGCCCGGCTACATTATTCTTTACAAGGAAGAGCGGGAATACCCCCAGGCGGAAGTAATCATTTCACGATAGTGTTCATGGCGGCGCCAGGGGAGGAGTTTGTCGCCCAATGCTCGGCTCCCGCGTCGGAGCCTGCGAATACCGCGTTTGCATTTTGTTGTCGATGCGAGCCGTCATCGATGAAGCGGGTTGCCATTAAGAACTGGACGCAGAGCTACGTCACCAGCATTCTCACACCAAGGGAATGGCGATCAAGGAAAACATCCGACTCATCAGGTCTCTCTCTGAAAGCCTAAAAGCTCTCCGTCGAGAACGTTGATTGAGAAAATTGCGCGACTTCAGGCAAAACTCAATCGGTATGACGGAAATGGGTCGAAGAAGCGCACTGAGGTCGCGCGAGGCGGGCTGACACCTTAAACACCGTGCCCTCCAGACTGGGCGGACAAGGCGAATGCAAGTAGAGGCCATGAGCAATGGCTGTAGAGCAAAAAGGGCGCTCGACCCTTGCGGGGAGCGCCCTTATCCTGTCGGACAACGAGCAGTTCGACGACGTCGATACCACGCGCATCCATTTTTCAGGCAGGACGGGTATATGGACCCTTTCCTCCGAGGTTTCAAGAGGCGGTTCAGCGGTTCCACACGATAATCGACCGCGGTCGATCAGGAGGCGACACCAGTGATCGGATTGACCACGGGTCGTTCGCTTTTGTCCCTGACCCCAGCCGGCTGCACCACCGGCGGCGCCATCGATTCCGCGTCGGCCGGCTCCGGTTTCTCGGGAACGGCCCCGACATCCTTGGGTCGCCGCTGCTCGGGCTTTACGTTTTGATCATTCGTCGACATTGTCTGTCTCCTTTCCAGGAGGAAGTCATGACCATCGACATGGTTCCGGTGATGGGATGGAGGATTACCGATGCTTGACAGGTTTTTGCTGCTGGGGTCCGAGGATGCGCGCTTCACGATCCTTCTCGCGCATGGCGCCGGCGCGCCGATGGATTCGGCATCGATGACATCGGCGGCAAATGCGCTCGCCGGCGTCGGCTTCCGTGTCGCCCGTTTCGAATTCGCCTACATGGCGGCCCGCCGTACCTCGGAAGGTCGTAAACCACCGCCGCGCGCCGAAACACTCAATCCCGAATACGAGGGGGCGATTGCCGAGCTCGGCGCTAGCGGCCCGCTGATCATCGGCGGCAAGTCGATGGGTGGCCGGGTCGCCAGCATGGTGGCCGACGATCTCCATCGTCGAGGAAAGATCGCCGGCCTGCTCTGCCTCGGCTATCCCTTCCATCCGCCCGGCCAGCCTGGGAAGCTGCGCACCGGCCATCTCAGGAGACTGACGACGCCGGCGCTGATCTGCCAGGGAACCCGCGACGAATTCGGTACGCGGGATGAAGTGCCGGGCTACGATCTGTCCGATAGGATCGAGATCCTCTGGCTCGAGGATGGCGACCACGATCTCAAGCCGCGCAAGACGATCTCCGGCTTCTCCACTGCCGACCACCTCGCCACGATGGCGAAGGCGGTGAAGGCATGGGCCGAGCGTCTCCCAGTCTAGGCGTTGCCTCTTGGTCGCCGCCTACTTGCAAGCTTCCTCACATCGATGCGCCGGTCGGTGGCGGAGACCGTGATTTCGAAATGGTCGACCTGCACCACGTCGCGGATATTGCGCGGCCGGTGAGCGACAATGTTGACGCCGCCTCTCAGCCGGACACTGTCATAGAGGATACCGGCGCCGCCGCTCGAGCGCACCTCTTCTCCCAGCACTTGCGAGGCCGCATAGCTGGTGCCGTCATAGACATCGGGCCTTAGCGTCTGCTCTCCGCGAATATCGAGGTAATCACCAGCCAGATTGGCCGAATAGCTTCGATAGGTGCGCGCCATCGTCGCGACCCCGCGAGCGACGGCTTCGCGCCTCAGGTGATGGCCGACCTCCGCGGCGGCTGTTTTCAGATTGTCGGCGGCATACCAGGCGCCGAGATCCGGGCCATTGAAGCGCATTCCGCCGGGTGCGACATGCAGGAACGCCGCCATCACTATACTGGAG
Coding sequences within it:
- a CDS encoding RES domain protein (PFAM: RES domain protein~KEGG: rec:RHECIAT_PA0000066 hypothetical protein), encoding MRDRFAEAPRPSFRLIPSQFPPIGLFETVTRGADLEAVMELVGWTNDRLVADRIRRLPEAEWVYGAPNSSIVMAAFLHVAPGGMRFNGPDLGAWYAADNLKTAAAEVGHHLRREAVARGVATMARTYRSYSANLAGDYLDIRGEQTLRPDVYDGTSYAASQVLGEEVRSSGGAGILYDSVRLRGGVNIVAHRPRNIRDVVQVDHFEITVSATDRRIDVRKLASRRRPRGNA
- a CDS encoding conserved hypothetical protein (KEGG: rec:RHECIAT_PA0000068 hypothetical protein), with amino-acid sequence MSTNDQNVKPEQRRPKDVGAVPEKPEPADAESMAPPVVQPAGVRDKSERPVVNPITGVAS
- a CDS encoding putative hydrolase protein (KEGG: ret:RHE_PE00063 putative hydrolase protein), whose amino-acid sequence is MLDRFLLLGSEDARFTILLAHGAGAPMDSASMTSAANALAGVGFRVARFEFAYMAARRTSEGRKPPPRAETLNPEYEGAIAELGASGPLIIGGKSMGGRVASMVADDLHRRGKIAGLLCLGYPFHPPGQPGKLRTGHLRRLTTPALICQGTRDEFGTRDEVPGYDLSDRIEILWLEDGDHDLKPRKTISGFSTADHLATMAKAVKAWAERLPV